In the genome of Gemmatimonadaceae bacterium, the window CGGTGGGCGGATCTCTGGTTGTCGGAAGGATTTGCCACGTACTTCGCGGCGGTGTACACGCAAAGATCGCGCGGCGACTCGGCCTTCCGCGCGGAATTGCAGCGTATTCGCGGGGAGATCCTGGCCGCGCCCGTGGTTGTGGAGCGCCCGGTGGTGGATTCGGTGGGGAGTGCGATGCCGATGTCGTTGCTCAACGCCAACAGCTACCAGAAAGGCGGCTTCGTGCTGCACATGCTGCGGGTCCAGTTGGGCGACCCCGCATTTTTCGGGGCGCTGCGCGACTACCAGCGACGCTATCGCCATGGCACGGCGACCACGGACAATCTGCAGCGCCTGCTGGAGCGACGGGCCGGCACGTCCCTGACGCCATTCTTCGCACAGTGGCTGCATCGGCCCGGATGGGCCGAGTGGACGATCACCTGGACGTGGCGCGCGGAGACGTCATCGCTGGTCATGCAGGTGGTGCAGGGCACGCGATTCGCGCCCTTTGCCGCGCCACTCACGCTGGTGGTGCGCGACCGCGACGGCCGCGAGACGATGGTGCGCACGCAGGTGTCCGCCGTGCCCTCGCAACAGGTGGTGGTGAAGGTGCCCGGTGTGCGCGACGTGGCCGATCTGGTGGCCGACCCACGGGTGGAATTGCTGGGCACCGTGACGCTGCTGCACGCGATGCCCTGAGTGACGGATGGGTCGCCACGCCGGCGGCCGTTACATCATCGTTTCCCGCTGTTCGCGAGACGGCGACACCGGTCGGCCAGACTGCTGGTCAATGATGCCACCGCTGCTGACTCGGCTCGATGCGCGCGATCGCGCGCTCTTCATCCGTGTTGCGCTTGACGCGAACCGGACGCATCCCCTGCGCGGTTTCTGGACCGCCATCACGCATGTCGGCGGCGCGCGGGGGTCCATCGGCATCTGTGTGCTGTCCGTGCTGCTCCCATCGGTCACCGTGGCCATCGCCGGACGCGCCCTCGTGCTCCTGGGTCTGTCGCACCTGGTGGTGCACATCGTCAAGCGGTTTGCCGTTCGGGAACGACCAACCGTCCGCCTGTCGTTGCCGGCACTGATTCGCGTTCCCGACTGCTATTCGTTCCCGAGTGGACACGCGTGCGCGGCCATGACGCTCGCCGCGGCGTATGCGTGGGCCTTTCCGATGATGGCGCTGCCGCTGTTGATGCTGGCCCTGCTGGTCGGCCTCTCACGCGTGGTCCTGGGCGCGCACTATCCGGGCGACGTGGTCGTGGGGCAGGGCATTGCGCTGTTGATCACCTGTGGCGTACTCGCCCTCCCGTGACGTGGATCACGATGGTGTGACGCGCAGGGGGCGTCGTCGTCAGGCCTTGAGACCCCCTTGGTCAACTCCCATTGCCCACATCGCCGCATGGTCCTGCCGGCCATTTTCAGCCTCCCGACAATCGACAGTAGCGTCGAGCAGTTGGAGTCCACCGTGCGACTTCGTCTGGTGGACTGCCGCGTGGAGCACGCGCGCGGGGCGCTTACTCGCGCCGTGGTCGAGTGCGATGGTCCTGCCACCGGACAACGCACGGTGGGACGGCAGGAGGGCTCGTCATGCCCCGGCGGTGATTTGCGGTTGGCAGCGCTGGCCACCTTGGACGCGGTCACGCAGGCCACCTGTGGCGCCCTCACGTTGGACTTGATCGGGGTCAAGCCGCTGCGAGCATTCGACACGAACATCGTGGTCGTCGCGGTGCTGGCGCATCATGAAGGGAAGGCGACCCGCATTGTCGGGGCGGCGCTGGCGGAGGACGATGCGTTGATTGGCACCGCACGCGCCACGATGCACGCCATCAACCGTCTGGCCTCACCACTCCTCACGCGCTTGGTGATCTGAACACGGTTCTCGGGGTGGGCGGTAGTGTCGGTGACGTCGATGTCAGGATAGCTTCTGCCCGTGCTCCCTCCTCAACGAGTTCCTCGCGTCGCCATTTGGTGTTTGCTGGGTGTGGCAGCCTGTCGATCGGCACCACCGACGCCAGTGGCGACCCCCGCGTCCGCGGCGCGAATCGAAGACCGTCCCGCCGCCGTCGAGTCGCGACCCATATCGCGAGCGCCAGTTGTCACGCCGAAGCCGGTCAC includes:
- a CDS encoding phosphatase PAP2 family protein encodes the protein MPPLLTRLDARDRALFIRVALDANRTHPLRGFWTAITHVGGARGSIGICVLSVLLPSVTVAIAGRALVLLGLSHLVVHIVKRFAVRERPTVRLSLPALIRVPDCYSFPSGHACAAMTLAAAYAWAFPMMALPLLMLALLVGLSRVVLGAHYPGDVVVGQGIALLITCGVLALP